In Haematobia irritans isolate KBUSLIRL chromosome 1, ASM5000362v1, whole genome shotgun sequence, a genomic segment contains:
- the Fntb gene encoding farnesyl transferase beta subunit, whose product MDQLLLDFRDFSLLEMSKFNDEKVSTVTSREQQKTENSIGKCFDRFLQLRYLDGGRVSKIYREEHQRFLECMLQRLPPNYECLDSSRPWCIYWILQAAQMLNFTFSPETLDQVVAFLEKCRHPQGGFAGGPGQYPHLAPTYAAVNSLAMIGSLNAFRAIDRDSLEKFLFAVREPDGSFRLHVDGETDVRGAYCAVSVAKLTNMPEATLSRLFDKTGDWIASCQTYEGGFGGAPDLEAHGGYTFCGIAALALLNEGHKCDQEQLLKWTLQRQMAYEGGFQGRTNKLVDGCYSFWVGATIPITQAIMNNDGKPLKKALFDVGALQEYILLCCQKSNGGLIDKPGKPQDLYHTCYTLSGMAIAQHSESAEMPAVLGDPINELQPTHPLFNVPPDAVAHTTHFYEQVNESRAFTEHDKVGNGVPS is encoded by the exons ATGGATCAACTGCTTTTAGATTTTCGTGATTTTTCCTTGCTGGAAATGAGCAAATTTAATGATGAAAAAGTCTCAACTGTAACATCGAGGGAACAg CAAAAAACGGAAAATTCAATTGGAAAATGTTTTGATCGATTTCTTCAACTGAGATATTTAGATGGAGGACGTGTTTCGAAAATTTATCGTGAGGAACATCAAAGATTTCTGGAATGTATGCTACAAAGACTGCCTCCTAATTATGAATGCTTAGACAGTAGCAGACCATGGTGTATATATTGGATACTACAGGCAGCTCAAATGTTGAATTTCACTTTCTCTCCTGAGACATTGGATCAAGTGGTAGCATTCCTAGAGAA aTGTCGCCATCCCCAAGGAGGCTTTGCCGGTGGCCCGGGCCAGTATCCCCATTTAGCTCCTACTTATGCAGCTGTAAATAGTTTAGCTATGATTGGATCCCTTAATGCATTTCGAGCTATCGATCGAGATTCTTTGGAGAAGTTTCTCTTCGCTGTTAGGGAGCCAGATGGATCTTTTCGATTACATGTTGATGGAGAAACAGATGTAAGAGGTGCTTATTGTGCCGTTTCAGTTGCAAAGTTAACTAATATGCCCGAAGCAACATTGAGTAGATTATTCGACAAGACTGGTGATTGGATAGCCAGTTGTCAGACCTATGAGGGCGGCTTTGGTGGAGCGCCAGATCTGGAGGCCCACGGTGGATATACATTTTGCGGTATAGCAGCGTTAGCTCTACTTAACGAAGGCCATAAATGTGACCAAGAACAATTACTG AAATGGACTTTACAACGGCAAATGGCATATGAAGGTGGTTTTCAAGGGCGCACAAACAAACTTGTAGATGGATGTTATTCTTTTTGGGTTGGGGCAACAATTCCAATTACACAAGCCATAATGAACAATGATGGAAAGCCATTGAAGAAAGCCCTCTTCGATGTCGGAGCTCTACAGGAATATATACTACTTTGTTGTCAAAAATCAAACGGGGGTCTAATAGACAAACCGGGAAA ACCTCAAGATCTTTATCACACATGTTACACTCTAAGTGGTATGGCAATTGCACAACATTCAGAATCTGCAGAAATGCCTGCTGTCTTGGGCGATCCTATAAATGAGCTGCAACCAACCCATCCATTGTTTAATGTACCTCCTGATGCTGTAGCTCATACTACACATTTCTACGAGCAAGTAAATGAATCACGTGCATTTACCGAGCATGATAAGGTTGGAAACGGAGTCCCATCGTAG
- the LOC142220692 gene encoding J domain-containing protein CG6693: MSSTLELCEKFFATKDVYKLFKVEKTATEKELKKAYYKLSLLVHPDRVPEAQKTDATEKFKLISKLYETLSDKDKRALYDEQGIIDDDDDNLEGKLNNWLELWRKLFKPITTEDINNYEKSYVGSDLEKADIKKAYLNGKGCINYMMNSVPFMKVEDEPRIQEIVLKMIEDEEVPEYKAFTQEPEMKRKKRHKKYARESKEAKEILAKIEAKNKKKADAAGSSGLEQAIMRRQQSREDGFNTLMDKLMAKYGNEDDEEVVDFDALGKSRGKKKGQKKAAKDKEDSVLHTVKSGKVHKR, encoded by the coding sequence ATGTCATCCACTCTGGAGCTATGCGAAAAATTTTTCGCcacaaaagatgtttacaaATTGTTCAAGGTAGAAAAGACCGCCACAGAGAAAGAACTTAAGAAAGCATATTACAAATTATCCCTGTTGGTTCATCCAGATCGTGTACCGGAGGCACAAAAAACAGATGCTACTGAAAAATTCAAGTTAATATCGAAGCTTTATGAAACCCTATCCGACAAGGACAAACGAGCCCTGTACGATGAACAAGGCATCatcgatgacgatgatgataattTGGaaggaaaattgaataattgGTTGGAATTGTGGAGAAAATTGTTCAAGCCCATAACAACAGAAGATATCAATAACTATGAAAAATCCTATGTGGGATCTGATTTGGAAAAAGCTGACATTAAGAAAGCATATCTCAATGGTAAGGGATGTATTAACTACATGATGAATTCCGTGCCATTTATGAAGGTGGAAGATGAGCCACGAATCCAGGAGATAGTTCTTAAAATGATTGAAGACGAAGAAGTTCCAGAGTATAAGGCTTTTACACAAGAGCCTGAGATGAAACGAAAGAAGCGTCATAAAAAATACGCCCGCGAGTCAAAGGAGGCTAAAGAAATATTGGCCAAAATAGAAGCGAAAAATAAGAAGAAAGCTGATGCTGCCGGAAGTAGTGGCTTAGAGCAAGCAATTATGCGACGTCAACAGTCTCGAGAAGATGGCTTCAATACGTTAATGGATAAACTAATGGCCAAATATGGCAATGAGGACGATGAAGAGGTTGTAGACTTTGATGCTCTAGGAAAATCTCGAGGCAAAAAGAAGGGTCAGAAAAAGGCAGCAAAAGATAAAGAAGATTCAGTATTGCACACAGTCAAAAGTGGCAAAGTGCACAAACGCTAA